In one Massilia endophytica genomic region, the following are encoded:
- a CDS encoding Zn-dependent hydrolase yields MNDMRINGRRLWDSLMELAKIGATEKGGVKRLTLTDLDKQGRDLVVGWAKAAGMSVTIDQIGNVFMRRDGTDNSLPPIMTGSHIDTQPTGGKFDGNYGVLAGLEVVRTLNDRGIKTKAPIEVAFWTNEEGSRFVPVMMGSGVFCGAFTLEHAYAAKDTEGKTVREELERIGYKGDQVPGQHPIGAYFETHIEQGPVLEDADKVIGVVPAVMGLSWYDCTVTGMEAHAGPTPMHLRKDAMQAAAKIIPEVVAIANRYPPYGRGTVGMMQVFPNSRNVIPGQVKFSIDLRNVNDELLNKMHEEMLAFVDKTASETGLDIRIERVSYYPPCPFHPEVVGAVRSATEKLGYSTMDVVSGAGHDAIYAARVAPSGMIFVPCKDGISHNEIEDAKPEHLEAGCNVLLHAMLERAGTA; encoded by the coding sequence ATGAACGACATGCGTATCAATGGCCGCCGCCTGTGGGACTCGCTGATGGAGCTGGCGAAGATCGGCGCCACGGAGAAGGGCGGCGTGAAGCGCCTCACGCTGACGGACCTCGACAAGCAGGGCCGCGACCTCGTTGTCGGCTGGGCCAAGGCGGCAGGCATGAGCGTGACGATCGACCAGATCGGCAACGTCTTCATGCGCCGCGACGGCACGGACAACTCGCTGCCCCCCATCATGACCGGCAGCCATATCGACACCCAGCCCACCGGCGGCAAATTCGATGGCAACTACGGCGTGCTGGCCGGGTTGGAAGTGGTGCGCACGCTGAACGACCGGGGCATCAAGACGAAGGCGCCCATCGAGGTGGCTTTCTGGACCAATGAAGAGGGATCGCGTTTCGTGCCCGTGATGATGGGCTCCGGTGTGTTCTGCGGCGCCTTCACGCTGGAACATGCCTACGCCGCAAAGGACACCGAAGGAAAGACTGTGCGCGAAGAGCTGGAGCGCATCGGCTACAAGGGCGACCAGGTTCCAGGCCAGCACCCTATCGGCGCCTACTTTGAAACGCACATCGAACAGGGCCCTGTGCTGGAAGACGCGGACAAGGTGATCGGCGTCGTGCCCGCCGTCATGGGCCTTTCGTGGTACGACTGCACAGTGACCGGCATGGAGGCCCATGCAGGTCCCACGCCCATGCACTTGCGGAAGGATGCGATGCAGGCGGCGGCGAAGATCATTCCGGAAGTGGTGGCGATTGCCAACCGCTATCCGCCTTATGGCCGGGGCACAGTGGGCATGATGCAGGTCTTCCCCAACAGCCGCAACGTGATTCCCGGCCAGGTCAAGTTCAGCATCGACCTGCGCAACGTGAACGACGAGCTGCTGAACAAGATGCACGAGGAGATGCTGGCCTTCGTCGACAAGACCGCGTCCGAAACGGGCCTGGACATCAGGATCGAGCGCGTTTCCTACTACCCGCCGTGCCCCTTCCATCCGGAAGTGGTGGGAGCGGTGCGCAGTGCGACGGAGAAGCTGGGCTACTCCACCATGGACGTGGTTTCAGGCGCCGGCCATGACGCGATCTACGCGGCGCGCGTTGCACCTTCCGGCATGATCTTTGTGCCCTGCAAGGACGGCATCAGCCACAACGAGATAGAGGATGCGAAGCCCGAACACCTGGAGGCGGGCTGCAACGTGCTGCTGCACGCCATGCTGGAGCGCGCGGGCACGGCCTGA
- a CDS encoding helix-turn-helix transcriptional regulator — protein sequence MPLHFRPGQFYGALQDGARCSAFDIRAMQATIPEHGVHMHTHEDAHFVLVLSGIYISSARGAPQFARAPALVYNPPGTTHRDRFIDGRGSFMTVSMDAALLDEAADFRTLPPSASMLAAPVSLRSAFVLAREVHGGADAALLEAGAWELLAAASGAQEGKPLPGWTWRAYEAAMDLAGDPFIRVADIAQELDVHPVHLARVFRHAFGCSPGDLLRWRRMDRACTLLREATLGLAEVAAAVGFTDQSHMTHAFRERFGITPGSYRKLMFQGYKTVPGLPE from the coding sequence ATGCCGCTTCATTTCAGGCCCGGACAGTTCTACGGCGCGCTGCAGGACGGTGCGCGGTGCAGCGCGTTCGACATCCGGGCCATGCAGGCCACCATTCCCGAGCACGGCGTGCACATGCACACCCACGAGGACGCGCACTTCGTCCTCGTCCTCTCGGGCATCTACATATCATCCGCACGCGGCGCTCCGCAGTTCGCGCGGGCGCCCGCCCTGGTCTACAACCCTCCCGGCACGACTCACCGTGACCGCTTCATCGATGGGCGCGGAAGCTTCATGACGGTGTCGATGGATGCTGCCCTGCTGGACGAGGCAGCGGATTTTCGCACCCTGCCGCCATCCGCATCCATGCTCGCCGCGCCTGTCTCATTGCGCAGCGCCTTCGTGCTCGCGCGCGAAGTGCACGGCGGCGCCGATGCCGCCTTGCTGGAGGCAGGTGCATGGGAGCTGCTGGCGGCCGCCAGCGGGGCGCAAGAAGGCAAGCCGCTGCCCGGCTGGACCTGGCGCGCTTATGAGGCGGCAATGGACCTCGCCGGCGATCCCTTCATCCGCGTGGCGGACATCGCGCAGGAGCTGGACGTGCACCCTGTGCATCTGGCACGCGTATTCCGCCATGCCTTCGGCTGCTCGCCCGGCGACTTGCTGCGCTGGCGCCGTATGGACCGCGCCTGCACCCTGCTGCGCGAAGCCACGCTGGGCCTCGCGGAGGTGGCCGCCGCGGTGGGCTTCACGGACCAGAGCCACATGACCCACGCCTTCCGCGAGCGCTTCGGCATAACACCCGGAAGCTACCGCAAGCTCATGTTTCAAGGATACAAGACGGTGCCCGGACTGCCGGAGTAG
- a CDS encoding serine hydrolase domain-containing protein: MYRPISGLALVFALSSAHAASLDAVTTEVKAGNFKQITSVVVAQHGKIVYEQYFDGEGAEGLRNTRSVTKTVTGMLVGAAVDRKLLRPDTPVLQYFKDRQPLASPDPRKAKIVVEDLLTMSSILECDDDNQFSRGNEERMYLVEDWSRFYLDLPVKGFPDWVPKPDRQPYGRAWSYCTAGVTLLGPVLEKATKRSVPAFADEVLFKPLGITSLKWQFQPLGPAMTGGGLGLRSKDLLKLGQLYLNGGKWEGRQVISAEWVKRSIAPHANAREDIDYGYLWWLQPFKVGERRVPSFGMSGSGGNKVYVLPEQDAVVVITTTNFQMRGAHPNSDKLLTTLVLPALLEKPD, encoded by the coding sequence ATGTATCGACCGATTTCCGGCCTCGCGCTAGTCTTCGCGCTGTCGTCCGCCCATGCAGCCAGCCTGGATGCCGTCACCACCGAAGTCAAGGCCGGTAACTTCAAGCAGATCACCAGCGTAGTCGTCGCCCAGCACGGAAAGATCGTCTACGAGCAGTACTTCGACGGTGAAGGCGCCGAAGGCCTGCGCAATACGCGTTCCGTGACCAAGACCGTGACAGGCATGCTGGTCGGCGCGGCGGTGGACCGCAAGCTGCTGCGCCCCGATACGCCCGTTCTTCAGTACTTCAAGGACCGCCAGCCGCTCGCCTCGCCCGACCCGAGGAAGGCGAAGATCGTGGTCGAAGACCTGCTGACAATGAGCTCCATCCTCGAATGCGACGACGATAACCAGTTCTCGCGCGGGAACGAGGAGCGCATGTACCTGGTGGAGGATTGGAGCCGCTTCTATCTTGACCTGCCTGTGAAGGGCTTTCCGGACTGGGTGCCGAAGCCGGACAGGCAGCCCTATGGCCGCGCATGGAGCTACTGCACCGCTGGCGTGACCCTGCTCGGCCCCGTGCTTGAAAAAGCAACGAAGCGCTCCGTGCCCGCCTTTGCGGACGAAGTGCTCTTCAAGCCACTCGGCATCACTTCCCTGAAATGGCAATTCCAGCCTCTCGGTCCTGCCATGACCGGGGGCGGCCTGGGCCTGCGCAGCAAGGACCTGCTGAAGCTTGGCCAGCTCTATCTGAACGGTGGGAAGTGGGAAGGCCGGCAAGTGATCTCCGCCGAATGGGTGAAGCGCTCGATTGCCCCGCATGCGAATGCGCGCGAGGACATCGACTACGGCTACCTGTGGTGGCTGCAGCCCTTCAAGGTCGGCGAGCGCAGGGTGCCCAGCTTCGGCATGTCCGGCTCTGGCGGCAACAAGGTGTACGTGCTGCCGGAGCAGGACGCGGTCGTGGTCATCACCACAACCAACTTCCAGATGCGCGGCGCGCATCCGAACAGCGACAAGCTGCTGACGACCCTCGTGCTCCCGGCGCTGCTGGAAAAGCCCGATTAA
- a CDS encoding TetR/AcrR family transcriptional regulator has protein sequence MRKKTDTPLQAKDSNTTTKGYERASAILEAARQLLARDGYAALAMRSVAQQVGVSLSTVQHYYPSRDALIEALLEQTFARYQAGIDERVAAAGAGPRVELFESIIDYFLADLRDQESSGLFFEIAALANRHPVAAKLFDTMMSRARKTLRNLIHEIDPGLPMQQCEVRGTLIVAQMLGTMLFISETRPQHKELGNLAHEATVAITRLAFGR, from the coding sequence ATGCGAAAAAAGACCGATACGCCCCTGCAGGCAAAAGACTCCAACACCACCACCAAGGGCTACGAGCGCGCCAGCGCCATCCTGGAGGCGGCGCGGCAGCTGCTGGCGCGCGACGGCTATGCTGCGCTGGCCATGCGCAGCGTGGCGCAGCAGGTTGGAGTGAGCCTGTCTACCGTGCAGCACTACTACCCGAGCCGGGATGCACTGATCGAGGCCTTGCTGGAGCAGACTTTCGCGCGCTATCAGGCGGGCATCGACGAACGTGTTGCCGCCGCAGGGGCCGGGCCGCGTGTGGAATTGTTCGAATCGATCATCGACTACTTCCTGGCCGACTTGCGCGACCAGGAATCGAGCGGACTGTTTTTCGAGATCGCCGCATTAGCCAACCGCCACCCGGTGGCGGCCAAGCTGTTCGACACCATGATGAGCCGCGCACGCAAGACGCTGCGCAACCTGATCCACGAGATCGATCCCGGGCTGCCGATGCAGCAATGCGAGGTGCGCGGCACGCTGATCGTGGCGCAGATGCTGGGCACCATGCTGTTCATCTCCGAAACCCGCCCCCAGCACAAGGAGCTGGGGAACCTGGCGCACGAAGCCACTGTCGCCATCACCCGCCTAGCCTTCGGCCGTTAA
- a CDS encoding acyl-CoA dehydrogenase family protein: MIPRTLFTEEHDMLRESARRFMETEIAPHHERWEEQGYVDRDAWRKAGAAGFLCPTMPEQYGGVGVDRRYSMVLIEEQARVGASGPGFMLHSEIVAPYILHYGSEYLKSHYIPKLATGEMIGAIAMTEPGTGSDLQGVATTAIRDGEHYVLNGSKTFITNGWNADVVIVVAKTDPAAGAKGISLFVVDTSMEGFSKGKRLKKAGMKAQDTSELFFQNVRVPAENLLGEEGAGFKYLMQELPWERMQIAIMAVQAAESGLEWTVQYTRDRKAFKRPIAEFQTIAHALAEIKTEVQMCRVFVDRCMELLLEDKLDAATASMAKYWTTEMQFRVLDKCVQLHGGYGYMWEYPITRAWADARVQRVYGGTNEIMKELISRTL, translated from the coding sequence ATGATCCCGCGCACCCTATTCACCGAAGAACACGACATGCTGCGCGAATCGGCGCGCCGCTTCATGGAAACCGAGATCGCCCCGCACCACGAGCGCTGGGAAGAGCAGGGCTACGTCGACCGCGACGCATGGCGGAAAGCTGGCGCCGCAGGCTTCCTGTGCCCCACCATGCCGGAGCAATATGGCGGGGTTGGCGTCGACCGCCGCTACAGCATGGTTCTGATCGAGGAACAGGCCCGCGTGGGCGCCTCGGGCCCGGGCTTCATGCTGCACTCGGAGATCGTCGCGCCGTATATCCTGCACTACGGCAGCGAGTACCTGAAATCGCACTACATCCCCAAACTGGCCACCGGCGAGATGATCGGCGCCATCGCCATGACCGAACCTGGCACCGGCTCAGATCTGCAGGGAGTGGCGACGACCGCCATCCGCGATGGCGAACACTATGTGCTGAACGGCTCGAAGACCTTTATTACCAACGGCTGGAATGCCGACGTGGTGATCGTGGTCGCCAAGACCGATCCGGCAGCGGGGGCCAAGGGCATCAGCCTGTTTGTGGTCGATACTTCGATGGAAGGATTCAGCAAGGGCAAGCGGCTGAAGAAGGCGGGCATGAAAGCGCAGGATACTTCCGAACTGTTCTTCCAGAACGTGCGCGTACCTGCGGAAAACCTGCTGGGCGAGGAGGGCGCTGGCTTCAAGTACCTGATGCAGGAACTGCCATGGGAGCGCATGCAGATCGCCATCATGGCGGTGCAGGCGGCCGAATCCGGCCTGGAATGGACGGTGCAGTATACGCGCGACCGCAAGGCCTTCAAGCGCCCGATCGCCGAGTTCCAGACAATCGCCCATGCGCTGGCCGAGATCAAGACCGAAGTGCAGATGTGCCGCGTGTTCGTGGATCGCTGCATGGAGCTGCTGCTGGAAGACAAGCTGGATGCCGCCACTGCCTCCATGGCCAAATACTGGACCACTGAAATGCAGTTCCGCGTGCTGGACAAGTGCGTGCAGCTCCACGGCGGATACGGATACATGTGGGAGTACCCGATCACCCGCGCCTGGGCCGACGCACGCGTGCAGCGCGTGTATGGCGGCACCAACGAGATCATGAAAGAACTCATCAGCCGCACGCTGTAA